A single region of the Pseudomonas sp. B21-023 genome encodes:
- a CDS encoding FecR domain-containing protein — MSSQNEQAIREQAAEWVVLEGGGPLSPAQQLALAQWCGSDPRHARAYAFAQATWADLGQVASLAPTTPHRAPVARAERTRGRRRPTRLRWAVASSALLLLAILGVEQGPRLLLDWRADYAAAGEVRRVSLPDGSQVDLDSGSAVQLDFDGRQRRVRLLAGEAVFSAAPVSADEPRPFVVEYAGATSQALGTRFVVGKAGDGGWVGMLEHSVDVRLQTAPTQGAAHQILQEGQAVRYDLAQGIRPWSGHDLQRATDWQRGVLVFERQPLAEVVERLNRYRDGRLMVVDGTLAQREVSGVFRLDNLAVAADTLTRELKAKRLQLPGLTVIY, encoded by the coding sequence GTGAGCAGCCAGAACGAGCAAGCCATCCGCGAGCAGGCCGCCGAGTGGGTGGTGCTGGAAGGGGGCGGCCCCCTGAGCCCGGCGCAGCAGCTGGCGTTGGCGCAATGGTGCGGCAGCGATCCGCGCCATGCACGGGCCTATGCCTTCGCCCAGGCGACCTGGGCCGATCTCGGGCAGGTGGCGAGCCTGGCACCGACAACGCCGCACCGGGCGCCAGTAGCCCGGGCCGAGCGTACGCGTGGCCGGCGTCGGCCGACGCGGCTGCGCTGGGCGGTGGCCAGCAGTGCGTTGCTGCTGTTGGCAATCCTGGGTGTCGAACAAGGCCCTCGATTACTGCTCGACTGGCGTGCCGACTACGCTGCGGCTGGCGAAGTGCGCCGCGTCAGCCTACCCGATGGCAGCCAGGTCGATCTGGACAGCGGTAGTGCCGTACAGCTCGACTTCGATGGTCGGCAGCGTCGGGTGCGCCTGCTGGCGGGGGAGGCGGTGTTCAGTGCGGCGCCGGTCAGCGCGGATGAGCCGCGGCCCTTCGTGGTCGAATATGCCGGTGCCACCAGCCAGGCACTGGGCACCCGATTCGTGGTGGGCAAGGCGGGTGATGGCGGCTGGGTGGGCATGCTCGAGCACAGTGTCGACGTGCGCCTGCAAACGGCGCCGACCCAGGGTGCCGCCCATCAGATCCTGCAGGAGGGGCAGGCAGTGCGCTACGACCTGGCCCAGGGTATCCGACCATGGAGTGGCCACGATCTGCAGCGCGCCACCGACTGGCAGCGAGGTGTGCTGGTGTTCGAGCGCCAGCCTCTGGCCGAGGTGGTCGAGCGCCTGAACCGTTATCGCGATGGCCGCCTGATGGTGGTCGATGGCACGCTGGCGCAGCGGGAAGTGAGCGGGGTGTTCCGCCTCGACAACCTGGCCGTCGCCGCCGATACCCTTACCCGCGAGCTGAAGGCCAAGCGCCTGCAGTTACCGGGTTTGACCGTGATCTACTGA